A stretch of the Clostridiales bacterium genome encodes the following:
- a CDS encoding MFS transporter has protein sequence MKKRISPVTFHYMIITAGFWSSFCVFVQYAAVFLQGAGYTNMELGLIMAVGNIVGAVLGPALGAWIDRNRNIRHAHVITVLLALQAALLVLLRISPVKGIICSVCFTLYIAIALPVNAVNLDLCVRLEHAKTDFNFGFARSMGSFSFVILSTILGFLTEKLGYRMLPFAGLAVTALQLFGNRLVDRDLRQAEALLPADSAAVSARSTSLVGFFRENKAFGLMLFGTIFIYIAHNIDGNFLINVVRNVGGGEAIMGYLAAYTAIVEVPVMMFASRLPKRWTTVQYIRASFIFFVIKLLAYALAPNVPLLFAARTLQAPSYALYTVLIVSYADQVVDRKDSAKAQSLAFSMTNIGSVLSSLIGGRMFDTVGVRPTMLTAVAICAVGAAVAIAATFIRRSGTERQSLR, from the coding sequence ATGAAAAAGCGGATCTCACCGGTCACATTCCACTATATGATCATCACAGCCGGCTTCTGGAGCTCCTTCTGCGTCTTTGTCCAGTATGCGGCAGTATTCCTTCAGGGAGCCGGCTACACCAATATGGAACTGGGGCTGATTATGGCAGTCGGCAATATTGTCGGAGCGGTCCTGGGCCCGGCCCTCGGTGCCTGGATTGACCGCAACCGGAATATCCGCCATGCGCATGTCATCACTGTGCTGTTGGCCCTCCAGGCAGCCCTGCTCGTCCTGCTCCGGATCAGCCCGGTCAAGGGGATTATCTGCTCCGTCTGTTTCACGCTTTATATCGCTATTGCATTGCCGGTCAACGCGGTCAACCTGGACCTGTGCGTCCGCCTGGAGCACGCGAAAACCGATTTCAACTTTGGTTTTGCCCGTTCCATGGGAAGCTTTTCCTTTGTCATTCTTTCCACCATCCTGGGATTTCTGACAGAAAAGCTCGGCTACCGGATGCTGCCCTTCGCCGGCCTGGCGGTCACAGCTCTCCAGCTTTTTGGCAACCGGCTGGTGGACCGGGATCTCCGGCAGGCGGAAGCCCTCCTGCCCGCAGACAGCGCCGCGGTTTCCGCCAGGTCCACTTCGCTGGTCGGCTTCTTCCGGGAGAACAAAGCTTTCGGGCTCATGCTGTTCGGTACGATATTCATTTATATCGCGCATAATATCGATGGCAATTTCCTCATCAATGTGGTCCGGAATGTCGGCGGAGGAGAAGCCATCATGGGTTATCTTGCCGCGTACACCGCCATTGTGGAAGTCCCGGTTATGATGTTCGCGTCCCGCCTTCCGAAGCGCTGGACCACGGTTCAGTATATCCGGGCATCCTTCATCTTTTTCGTGATCAAACTGCTGGCATACGCACTGGCGCCGAATGTCCCGCTGCTCTTTGCCGCCCGTACACTGCAGGCTCCCAGCTATGCGCTCTACACGGTCCTCATCGTCAGCTATGCGGATCAGGTCGTGGACCGGAAAGATTCTGCCAAGGCCCAGAGTCTGGCCTTCAGTATGACCAATATCGGTTCGGTATTGTCCAGCCTGATCGGCGGCCGGATGTTCGATACCGTCGGTGTCCGTCCGACCATGCTGACTGCGGTTGCAATATGCGCAGTCGGTGCGGCTGTCGCAATTGCCGCCACCTTCATCCGCCGTTCCGGAACGGAAAGGCAGTCACTTCGTTAA
- a CDS encoding cation:proton antiporter — protein MQELLLISMALFAGLLMTRLFVKLKLPDVTAYLVAGVLIGPCVLGRTGIGFTTSAQVDSLAVISDVALGFIAFAIGHEFRLSELKHTGKQATIIGILQAVITTIVVDAVLIGLHFINPEIISLPVAITLGAIAAATAPAATLMVVRQYKAKGPVTDVLLPVVALDDAVGLVVFAVSFGIAQSMENGTANVAALIIEPLMEVVLSLGFGGIVGFLLTFLERYFHSHRNRNALIVGSVMLTVAVSQLKIPVGSFTFGFSSLLVCMMLGTVFCNYCPLSEDLMLQADRWSGPALTLFFVLSGSALQFDVFSDITVVLIGLIYIVARSIGKYLGARLSSDLAHSPETVRKYLGITLLPQAGVALGMCTTAYRLLGGGPGTLIRNIVLFSVLVYELIGPSLTKMALTKAGDIQAIPQEVKARRKKQLEAVTKPVPPQFDK, from the coding sequence ATGCAGGAACTTTTATTAATCTCAATGGCACTGTTTGCCGGGCTCCTGATGACCCGGCTGTTTGTGAAATTAAAGCTGCCGGACGTGACGGCATACCTGGTAGCCGGCGTGCTGATCGGACCGTGTGTGCTGGGCCGGACAGGGATCGGATTCACTACGTCTGCGCAGGTAGACTCACTGGCCGTGATCAGCGATGTGGCACTGGGCTTTATCGCGTTTGCGATCGGTCATGAATTCCGCCTGTCCGAACTGAAGCATACCGGGAAGCAGGCAACGATCATCGGTATCCTGCAGGCGGTGATCACCACGATCGTTGTGGACGCAGTGCTGATTGGACTCCATTTTATCAATCCCGAAATAATCAGCCTGCCGGTGGCGATCACCCTGGGCGCGATCGCTGCCGCTACCGCACCGGCAGCCACCCTGATGGTCGTGCGCCAGTACAAGGCCAAAGGTCCGGTAACTGACGTCCTGCTGCCGGTCGTCGCGCTGGATGACGCGGTCGGCCTGGTCGTGTTTGCCGTTTCTTTCGGTATTGCACAGTCGATGGAAAACGGGACCGCCAATGTTGCCGCCCTGATTATTGAACCGCTGATGGAAGTGGTACTGTCCCTGGGCTTCGGCGGAATCGTCGGATTCCTGCTGACATTCCTGGAGCGGTACTTCCATTCCCACCGGAACCGTAACGCACTGATAGTCGGCAGCGTAATGCTGACCGTGGCGGTGAGCCAGCTGAAGATCCCGGTCGGAAGCTTCACTTTCGGTTTTTCCTCGCTGCTGGTGTGCATGATGCTGGGTACGGTGTTCTGCAATTACTGCCCGCTGAGCGAGGACCTGATGCTGCAGGCGGACCGCTGGTCCGGCCCGGCGCTGACCCTTTTCTTTGTGCTGAGCGGATCGGCCCTGCAGTTTGACGTGTTCTCCGATATTACCGTGGTTCTGATCGGCCTGATCTATATCGTTGCCCGTTCCATCGGCAAATACCTGGGCGCGCGGCTGTCCTCCGACCTGGCGCATAGTCCCGAAACCGTACGGAAATATCTGGGAATCACGCTGCTGCCGCAGGCCGGCGTCGCACTGGGAATGTGCACAACCGCATACCGGCTGCTGGGCGGCGGCCCCGGGACACTGATCCGGAATATTGTCCTGTTCTCTGTGCTGGTCTACGAGCTGATCGGCCCGAGCCTGACGAAGATGGCCCTGACCAAGGCCGGCGATATCCAGGCGATTCCGCAGGAAGTGAAAGCGCGCCGCAAGAAGCAGCTGGAAGCGGTCACCAAGCCGGTTCCCCCCCAGTTTGACAAGTAA
- a CDS encoding carbohydrate ABC transporter permease, with amino-acid sequence MSKDNTVFIGKSQDFWTRNRRSEGYLLKRRVKEIVVSVVRALLMFGLCFMIIQPMLTRFSMSLMEEKDLYDSTIILLPRHVTLDNYRIVADLTSFPESMINTLWISIVISICQVVAATLVAYGFARYEFPLKKFWFACVVLLIIIPPQTIQTSLYITFAQFDLFGIIKALTGDTVNLRSSMAPYVIMSLTCMGLKNGLFIYMMRQYFKNVPMSLEEAAYVDGCGTMHTFVKIMLPDAVPTIASCFLFSFVWQWTDLFYSRNFLTSYRTFAVQMSTMVSRMGRYFSSDATQSVIVPNGRQLQLISIAVLFCCIPLIILYCFTQRTFVESLAMTGSKE; translated from the coding sequence ATGAGTAAGGACAACACGGTATTCATCGGGAAAAGCCAGGACTTCTGGACCCGGAACCGCCGCAGTGAAGGATACCTGCTGAAGCGCAGGGTCAAGGAAATTGTGGTTTCCGTTGTCCGCGCACTGCTGATGTTCGGCCTGTGCTTTATGATCATCCAGCCCATGCTGACCCGTTTCTCCATGAGCCTGATGGAGGAGAAAGACCTGTATGACTCCACCATCATCCTGCTTCCGCGCCATGTGACGCTGGACAACTACCGGATTGTGGCGGACCTGACGAGCTTCCCGGAATCCATGATCAACACGCTGTGGATTTCCATTGTGATCTCGATCTGCCAGGTTGTTGCGGCGACCCTGGTGGCTTACGGGTTTGCCCGGTACGAATTCCCGCTGAAGAAATTCTGGTTCGCCTGCGTGGTGCTGCTGATCATCATTCCGCCGCAGACGATCCAGACCTCCCTGTATATCACATTCGCCCAGTTTGACCTGTTCGGAATCATCAAGGCGCTTACGGGCGATACGGTGAACCTGCGGTCCTCAATGGCACCCTACGTCATCATGAGCCTGACCTGCATGGGCCTGAAGAACGGACTGTTCATCTACATGATGCGGCAGTACTTCAAGAACGTTCCGATGAGCCTGGAAGAGGCAGCTTATGTGGACGGCTGCGGCACGATGCATACGTTTGTGAAAATCATGCTGCCGGACGCCGTTCCGACAATTGCCAGCTGTTTCCTGTTCAGCTTTGTATGGCAGTGGACCGACCTGTTCTACTCCCGGAACTTCCTGACCAGCTACCGGACATTCGCCGTGCAGATGAGCACGATGGTCAGCCGGATGGGCCGCTATTTCTCCAGCGACGCCACCCAGTCGGTCATCGTACCGAACGGACGCCAGCTGCAGCTGATTTCCATCGCGGTGCTGTTCTGCTGCATTCCGCTGATCATCCTGTACTGCTTCACGCAGCGGACGTTCGTGGAAAGCCTGGCCATGACGGGCTCCAAGGAGTAA
- a CDS encoding sugar ABC transporter permease → MYIPGNKLYHTMPARRARTGTLFILPFIIGFIFFMVRPLVMSLQMSLNEVNLIRGGGFTMTWNDFYNYHYALQTDPNYNQYLVDEISRMVINTIATLVLSFVIAVILNQKFKGRILCRIIFFLPVILSSGVLPGIESSNEFYNMMTDIGNSVQNSSGVDIAASLQELLQVSGVAGEVFDVVFQMINAIYDIVMASGIQIIVFLSGLQSISPSLYEAADVEGCSAWESFWKITFPMVSPLLLVNCIYTIIDFFMKNDNRVIEKINDVMYGVRMDFGVASAMSWIYFGVALLFIGISTFIITRAVKSYE, encoded by the coding sequence ATGTATATTCCCGGAAATAAGCTGTACCATACCATGCCGGCCAGGCGCGCCCGGACCGGGACCCTGTTTATCCTTCCGTTCATCATCGGGTTTATCTTCTTTATGGTCCGCCCGCTGGTGATGTCGCTGCAGATGAGCCTGAATGAGGTGAACCTGATCCGCGGCGGCGGTTTCACCATGACGTGGAATGATTTCTACAACTATCATTACGCGCTGCAGACCGACCCGAACTATAACCAGTACCTGGTGGATGAGATCAGCCGGATGGTGATCAACACGATCGCCACCCTGGTGCTGAGCTTCGTAATCGCCGTAATCCTGAACCAGAAGTTCAAGGGACGGATCCTGTGCCGGATCATCTTCTTCCTGCCGGTTATCCTGTCCTCCGGCGTGCTGCCCGGCATCGAAAGCTCCAATGAGTTCTACAACATGATGACGGATATCGGCAACTCGGTGCAGAACTCATCCGGCGTGGATATTGCGGCATCGCTGCAGGAACTGCTGCAGGTTTCCGGTGTGGCCGGCGAAGTATTCGACGTTGTCTTCCAGATGATCAACGCGATTTACGACATTGTTATGGCCAGCGGCATCCAGATCATCGTATTCCTGAGCGGCCTGCAGTCCATCTCCCCGTCACTGTATGAAGCGGCGGATGTGGAAGGCTGCTCCGCATGGGAATCCTTCTGGAAGATCACCTTCCCGATGGTCAGCCCGCTGCTGCTGGTGAACTGCATCTACACGATTATCGACTTCTTCATGAAGAACGACAACCGGGTCATTGAGAAGATCAATGACGTTATGTACGGCGTCCGGATGGACTTCGGCGTGGCTTCCGCCATGAGCTGGATCTACTTCGGCGTTGCCCTGCTGTTCATCGGAATCAGCACATTTATCATCACAAGGGCGGTGAAGTCTTATGAGTAA
- a CDS encoding YIP1 family protein — MSRAKSASDSVKALRAEKRKESWSRYLDSLRYSLHVITHPFDGFWDLIHEKKGTLAAAHTFLILFLVVRVMKLILTSFQFINAPIQHINIFEEAGSLALPFLVLCVANWAMTTLFEGKGRFRDIYMAMCYALVPYILIQLPMVIISNGLTFEEGSIFSIMLSVSVIWCCFLVFIGLMQVHDYGPGKTLIFLVVTVVGAMVIIFLVLTFFSLLSDAIAYFVSLYREIVYRLY, encoded by the coding sequence ATGAGCAGAGCAAAGTCCGCCAGTGATTCCGTGAAGGCACTCAGGGCTGAAAAGCGGAAAGAGTCATGGTCCCGGTACCTTGATTCGCTGCGGTACTCCCTGCATGTGATCACCCATCCTTTTGACGGATTCTGGGATCTGATCCATGAGAAGAAGGGGACCCTGGCAGCGGCCCATACCTTCCTGATCCTGTTCCTGGTGGTGCGGGTGATGAAGCTGATCCTGACCAGCTTCCAGTTCATCAACGCTCCGATCCAGCATATCAATATTTTTGAGGAAGCGGGTTCCCTGGCACTGCCGTTCCTGGTGCTGTGCGTCGCCAACTGGGCGATGACCACCCTGTTTGAAGGCAAGGGCCGGTTCCGGGATATCTACATGGCAATGTGCTATGCCCTGGTACCGTATATCCTGATCCAGCTGCCGATGGTGATTATCAGCAACGGGCTGACCTTCGAAGAGGGCAGCATCTTCAGCATCATGCTGTCCGTCAGCGTGATCTGGTGCTGCTTCCTGGTATTCATCGGCCTGATGCAGGTGCATGACTACGGTCCCGGAAAAACCCTGATTTTCCTGGTCGTAACCGTGGTCGGCGCCATGGTCATCATCTTCCTGGTGCTGACATTCTTCAGCCTGCTGAGCGACGCGATTGCATATTTCGTGAGCCTGTACCGCGAAATTGTGTATCGCCTGTATTAA
- a CDS encoding NHL repeat-containing protein produces MKGMIRAIAILCLLALLPVTVLADDSYSMKQDGFSTSYSYIYDYWGDVQEAPNPYRVSTVIDSITIGLDKLDGKRMSRPQSLFVHEKDLYVADTFNNRILQLRYDGVEFELVRVISEVKGVEPATFNNPYDIAVDADENIYVADYFNYRVVMMDKDLNFIKEFTKPTDSTYDQGLDFLPKKIAVDVAGRVYVLGANINKGFIKYEADTTFTGYIGANQVSVNMAQYIWKRYFQTKEQRAASQSFAPTEYENLYIDDEGFIYATNTIFSEYDLKWDKAKPIRRLNSLGGDILIKNDRYPPIGDIWWIEEGTQYLGPTRFTDITVLKNDLYVALDRTRGRLFGYDNQGVLLWAFGTRGNVEGAFTSAISVEHMGYDLFVLDQVENSITVFTPTEYGQMIYDANETYLNGEYDRSADIWRDVMRMNANYPLAFRGIGRAILRQDDFEGAMRYFEMAHDQESYGRAFKLYRKQWIEKNILWIVLILAVILIVPLVIGRVKRAKWEVIMHEQSKVRQ; encoded by the coding sequence GTGAAAGGAATGATCAGGGCTATTGCGATTCTGTGCCTGCTTGCCCTGCTGCCGGTCACTGTGCTTGCGGACGACAGCTACAGCATGAAGCAGGACGGATTCAGCACTTCCTATTCCTATATTTATGACTACTGGGGCGACGTGCAGGAAGCACCGAACCCGTACCGGGTTTCCACGGTGATCGACAGCATTACGATCGGCCTGGACAAACTGGACGGAAAACGGATGAGCCGGCCGCAGAGCCTGTTTGTCCACGAAAAGGATCTGTATGTTGCGGATACCTTCAACAACCGGATCCTGCAGCTGCGTTACGACGGTGTGGAATTCGAACTGGTCCGGGTGATCAGCGAGGTCAAGGGAGTGGAACCGGCCACCTTCAACAACCCGTACGACATTGCGGTGGATGCGGATGAAAACATCTACGTTGCCGACTACTTCAATTACCGGGTTGTGATGATGGACAAGGACCTGAACTTCATCAAGGAGTTTACCAAGCCCACAGACTCCACCTATGACCAGGGACTGGATTTCCTCCCGAAGAAGATTGCTGTGGACGTTGCCGGCCGGGTGTACGTGCTTGGTGCGAACATCAACAAGGGCTTCATCAAATATGAAGCGGATACGACGTTCACCGGCTATATCGGTGCGAACCAGGTTTCCGTCAATATGGCCCAGTACATCTGGAAGCGGTATTTCCAGACGAAGGAGCAGCGGGCGGCCTCCCAGAGCTTCGCGCCAACGGAATATGAAAACCTGTACATTGATGATGAAGGCTTCATCTACGCGACGAACACCATCTTCAGTGAATACGACCTGAAGTGGGACAAGGCGAAGCCGATCCGCCGGCTGAACAGCCTGGGCGGCGACATCCTGATCAAGAACGACCGGTATCCCCCGATCGGCGATATCTGGTGGATTGAGGAGGGAACCCAGTACCTGGGGCCGACCCGGTTCACCGACATTACGGTGCTGAAAAACGATCTGTACGTGGCGCTGGACCGGACGCGCGGGCGCCTCTTCGGCTATGACAACCAGGGCGTGCTGCTGTGGGCATTCGGCACCCGCGGCAATGTGGAAGGCGCTTTCACCAGCGCAATCAGCGTTGAGCATATGGGATATGACCTGTTCGTTCTGGACCAGGTGGAAAACAGCATCACGGTTTTCACCCCGACCGAATACGGCCAGATGATCTACGATGCCAACGAGACGTACCTGAACGGTGAATATGACCGGAGTGCCGATATCTGGCGGGACGTCATGCGGATGAATGCCAACTATCCGCTGGCATTCCGGGGCATCGGACGGGCGATCCTGCGGCAGGACGATTTTGAAGGCGCGATGCGGTACTTTGAAATGGCCCATGACCAGGAAAGTTACGGACGGGCATTCAAGCTGTACCGGAAACAATGGATCGAGAAGAACATCCTGTGGATTGTCCTGATCCTGGCAGTGATCCTGATCGTTCCGCTGGTGATCGGGAGAGTAAAGAGAGCAAAGTGGGAGGTGATCATGCATGAGCAGAGCAAAGTCCGCCAGTGA
- a CDS encoding carbohydrate ABC transporter permease, with translation MPRTRGDELHRLAELRGEKIEVPKKHLITRRHPNRSIGGDIGVYLILVIFAILMVFPLVFLIGNSLKPLNEFFRFPPPVWPSQPTTDNFSDLFVLMGQSWVPFSRYLINTVLITFVGTFGHLVIASMAAFVLAKYQFPGGRTFFAVVTTCLMFSGYVTGVPNYLIMSRLGMIDTYWALILPAFAAPIGMFLMKQFMEGLPTALIEAATIDGASTFGIFWNIVMPNVKPAWLTMIIFSVQGLWNSTATTVIYSEAKKPLVYALNQLLAGGVARTGASAAAQVVIISVPILIFILSQSRILETMASSGIKD, from the coding sequence ATGCCCAGGACCCGGGGTGATGAACTCCACCGCCTGGCGGAGCTGCGCGGTGAGAAGATCGAGGTGCCCAAAAAGCACCTGATTACCCGGCGCCATCCCAACCGGTCCATCGGCGGCGACATCGGGGTTTACCTGATCCTGGTGATCTTTGCCATCCTGATGGTATTCCCGCTGGTGTTCCTGATCGGCAACAGCCTGAAGCCGCTGAATGAATTCTTCCGGTTCCCACCGCCCGTGTGGCCTTCCCAGCCCACAACCGACAACTTCTCCGACCTGTTTGTCCTGATGGGGCAGAGCTGGGTTCCCTTCAGCCGGTACCTGATCAATACCGTTCTGATTACCTTTGTCGGTACGTTCGGACACCTGGTGATCGCGAGCATGGCGGCGTTCGTGCTGGCGAAATACCAGTTCCCGGGCGGAAGGACATTCTTCGCCGTGGTTACCACGTGCCTGATGTTCTCCGGCTATGTGACCGGCGTTCCGAACTACCTGATCATGAGCCGCCTGGGCATGATTGACACCTACTGGGCTCTGATCCTTCCGGCCTTCGCGGCGCCGATCGGCATGTTCCTGATGAAGCAGTTCATGGAGGGCCTGCCGACTGCCCTGATTGAAGCGGCCACCATCGACGGTGCGAGCACATTCGGAATCTTCTGGAACATCGTGATGCCGAACGTGAAGCCGGCGTGGCTGACCATGATCATCTTCAGCGTTCAGGGCCTGTGGAACTCCACAGCGACCACAGTGATTTATTCCGAAGCCAAGAAGCCCCTGGTATACGCCCTGAACCAGCTGCTGGCCGGCGGCGTTGCCCGTACCGGCGCAAGCGCCGCGGCGCAGGTCGTGATTATCTCCGTCCCCATCCTCATCTTCATCCTGAGCCAGAGCCGGATCCTGGAGACAATGGCCTCCTCCGGTATCAAGGATTAA
- a CDS encoding sugar ABC transporter permease yields the protein MQQTQSFTSRFIKMKREQFQHGLVQAKHNKVCYLFLAPYAILFFTFFILPICTSIFYGFTYYNILEPARFIGLQNYINLILQDEVFLIAIKNTFVIAVITGPVGYILSFLFAWFINELPKWIRSVAVVIFYAPSIASSAFTIFSVLFRGDAYGWFNAILMEFGIIEAPKLWLITPDTMMPILIVVILWMSMGTGFLSFVAGFQGIDRSMYEAGYVDGVRNRWQELYHITLPSMKPMLLFGAVMSITNAFNVSDVPRMLCGFPSTDYAARTVVTHLFDYGFSRFEMGYASAIATILFLVMILCKKAITGLLGRVGT from the coding sequence ATGCAGCAGACACAGTCTTTTACATCCCGCTTCATCAAAATGAAGCGTGAACAGTTCCAGCACGGACTGGTACAGGCAAAGCATAACAAGGTATGCTACCTGTTCCTGGCTCCGTACGCTATCCTGTTCTTTACCTTCTTCATCCTGCCGATCTGTACGTCGATCTTTTACGGGTTCACGTATTACAACATCCTGGAACCGGCCCGGTTTATCGGCCTGCAGAACTACATTAACCTGATCCTCCAGGATGAGGTATTCCTGATCGCTATCAAGAACACGTTCGTGATTGCGGTGATTACCGGACCGGTCGGATATATCCTTTCCTTCCTGTTCGCGTGGTTTATCAATGAACTGCCGAAATGGATCCGCTCTGTGGCGGTGGTGATCTTCTACGCCCCGTCCATCGCATCCTCCGCGTTCACGATCTTCTCCGTCCTGTTCCGCGGTGATGCTTACGGCTGGTTCAACGCGATCCTGATGGAGTTCGGCATTATCGAAGCGCCGAAGCTCTGGCTGATTACCCCGGACACCATGATGCCGATCCTGATCGTCGTTATCCTGTGGATGAGCATGGGCACCGGCTTCCTGAGTTTTGTTGCCGGCTTCCAGGGAATTGACCGGAGCATGTACGAAGCCGGGTATGTGGACGGCGTCCGCAACCGCTGGCAGGAACTGTACCACATCACCCTGCCAAGCATGAAGCCCATGCTGTTGTTCGGCGCGGTGATGAGCATTACCAACGCGTTCAACGTCAGCGACGTTCCGCGGATGCTGTGCGGATTCCCCTCCACGGACTACGCAGCGCGCACGGTGGTTACCCACCTGTTCGACTATGGTTTCAGCCGGTTCGAGATGGGCTATGCAAGCGCCATCGCGACCATCCTGTTCCTGGTCATGATTCTGTGCAAGAAAGCAATCACCGGATTGCTGGGAAGGGTGGGAACCTGA